In the Nocardia asteroides genome, TCACCGCGGGGGCGATGGGCACCAAGGGCGGCCCGCGCACCGACGAGGACGGCCGGGTGAAGCACGTCACCGGTGCCGTGATCCCCGGGCTCTTCGCGGTCGGCAATGCCATGGCGGGCGCGACCGGGCGGGCCTACGGCGGCGCGGGCGGGACCATCGGCCCCGGCCTGGTCTTCGGCTACCGCGCCGGGCACGCCGCCGCCACCGGCTCCTCCGTCGAATCCTGAAGCAGAAGGGACCTATGCGTTGTCGGAGTACGAGAGCATCTGGAGCGACCTCCAGGGGGTGGCGTTCGAGCAGGGCTACCTCGACGCCGGAGGCGTGCGGACCCGCTACCTGCGCGCGGGCGAGGCGGGGAAGCCGACGCTGATCCTGCTGCACGGGTCGGGCGGGCACGCCGAGGCATACGTGCGCAACCTCGCCGCGCACGCCGAGCACTTCGACACCTGGTCGATCGACATGCTCGGGCACGGCTACACCGGCAGGCCGGGGCACCCGCTGGAGATCCCGCACTACGTCGCGCACCTCGCCGCCTTCCTGGATGCCATCGGCGTGCGGACCGCCTCGATCAGCGGGGAGTCGCTGGGCGGCTGGGTCGCGGCCCGGTTCGCCATCGACCACCCGGAGCGGGTGCACCGGCTGGTGCTGAACACCGCGGGCGGCTCGCAGGCCGACCCGGTGGTCATGCAGCGGATCATCACGCTCTCCATGGCCGCCGCCGCCGAGCCGACCTGGGAGACGGTGCAGGCCAGGATCAAGTGGCTGATGGCGGACAAGTCCAAGGACTACGACGACATCGTGGCGAGCAGGCAGCGCATCTACCGCCAGCCCGGCTTCGTCGACGCCATGCGCGACATCATGGCGCTGCAGGACCCGGAGATCAGGCAGCGCAACCTGCTCGGCCCGGACGAGTACGGCCGCATCACCGCGCCCGCCCTCGTCCTCTGGACCAGCGACGACCCCACCGCCGACGTCACCGAGGGCAAGCGCATCGCCTCGATGATCCCGGGCGCGCGCTTCGAGGTCATGCCGGACTGCGGGCACTGGCCGCAGTACGAGGACGCCGCCACCTTCGACGCCCTGCACCTGGGCTTCCTGCGGGAGAGCTGACGTGCCCGCCGATTACGACGTGCTGCTGGTCGGCGCCGGCCCGGTCGGGCTCACGCTGGCCAATGTGCTCGGCGGGCACGGCGTGCGCACCAGGGTGGTGGAGGAGCGGCCGACGCTCATCGACTACCCGCGCGGGGTCGGGCTGGACGACGAGTCGCTGCGCACCTTCCAGTCCATCGGGCTGGTCGAGCGGGTGCTGCCGCACACCAACCCGAACCAGATCATGC is a window encoding:
- a CDS encoding alpha/beta fold hydrolase; its protein translation is MSEYESIWSDLQGVAFEQGYLDAGGVRTRYLRAGEAGKPTLILLHGSGGHAEAYVRNLAAHAEHFDTWSIDMLGHGYTGRPGHPLEIPHYVAHLAAFLDAIGVRTASISGESLGGWVAARFAIDHPERVHRLVLNTAGGSQADPVVMQRIITLSMAAAAEPTWETVQARIKWLMADKSKDYDDIVASRQRIYRQPGFVDAMRDIMALQDPEIRQRNLLGPDEYGRITAPALVLWTSDDPTADVTEGKRIASMIPGARFEVMPDCGHWPQYEDAATFDALHLGFLRES